The sequence TTCGGGGCCAGGCCCAGCGACATCTCGTCGGCGATGACGAGCTTCGGCGCGGTGGCCAGGGCGCGCGCCAGCGACAGCATCTGCTGCTCACCGCCGGAGAGCAGCCCGGCCGACTGCCGGCGCCGGTTCGCGAAGACCGGGAAGATCTCCAGCGCCAGGTCGACAGCCTGCTTGCGGGCCTTGCGGCCGGGCACGACGGCCGCGGCCATCTTCAGGTTGTCGATCACCGTCAGGCCGCGGAAGACGCCGCGGCCCTCGGGCAGGTGGACGAGCGCCGACTTGCGCACCCGGTGCGCCGGCCAGCCGCTGACGTCCTCGCCGCCGAGGAGGATCTTGCCGCCGCTGGTCGGCACCAGGCCGGAGACCGCGCGGGCGAGGCTGCTCTTGCCGGCACCGTTGGCCCCGAGTACCGCCAGCGCCTTGCCGGCCGCCAGCGTGAAGGAGATCCCGTTGAGGGCGAGGGCGTCGCCGTAGTGCAGCGACAGGTTCTCGACCGTCAGCAGCGGTCCGCCGGTCGTGGCGGGCGCGACGGGTCCCGCGGGCGCCGCCTTGGTGAGGCCGCCGAACTCGCTGGCCTCGGCGGCGACGGACGCCGTCGCCTCGGAGCTGACCTCCTCGCCGAGGTAGGCCGCCCGGACCGCGGGGTCGTTGCGGACCTGCTCGGGCGGGCCACTGGCGATCATCTTGCCGAACTCGAGCACATAGACGGCACTGGACAGCCGCATGACCAGCTCGACGTCGTGCTCGACCAGCAGGGCCGAGATGCCGCGCTCGTCAACGACCCGGCGCAGCACCTCTTCCATCTGCGCGGTCTCGTTCGGGTCCAGCCCCGACGACGGCTCGTCCAGCAGCAGCACGCGTGGGCTCGTCGCGAGCGCCCGGCCCAGCTCCAGCATCCGGGCGGTGCCGAGCGGCAGCCCGAGCGCGGGGCGGTTGCGGACCGGGACGAGGCCGAGCTGCTCGATGAGCTCGTCGACCGTCTCGCGCTCGGTCTTGCTGGCGGGGCGGAGGCTGCCGATGGTGAACAGGTCCGTCCAGACCCGCGACTTCTCGTGCTTGGCCCGGTAGGCGAGCACGAGGTGGTCGCGGACGGTCAGGCTGTCGAAAAGCTCGGTGTGCTGGAAGGTACGGGCGATGCCGCTCGCGGCCCTGGACTGGGCCGTCGTGCCGGTGATGTCCTCGCCTTCGAGCAGCACCTTGCCGTTCGCGGGGCGGATCAGGCCGGACAGAACACCGAACAGGGTGCTCTTCCCTGCGCCGTTCGGCCCGACCAGACCGACGATGGTGCCTGCCGGGACCGCGAGGTTCGCCTTGTCGACCGCGACGAGACCGCCGAAGCGCACCGTCACGTCGACGCATTCCAGCCGCGGCCGGCCCCGGACGGCACCGTTTAAGGTGCCCGTCGTCTCCACGAGACCTCCCGTCATGACTCCACCTTCGCGGTCGCGCTGGTTGCGTTGGAGCCGGCGTGGGCGACTGGCTGGCCGCCCGGGCCA is a genomic window of Pseudofrankia inefficax containing:
- a CDS encoding ATP-binding cassette domain-containing protein; its protein translation is MTGGLVETTGTLNGAVRGRPRLECVDVTVRFGGLVAVDKANLAVPAGTIVGLVGPNGAGKSTLFGVLSGLIRPANGKVLLEGEDITGTTAQSRAASGIARTFQHTELFDSLTVRDHLVLAYRAKHEKSRVWTDLFTIGSLRPASKTERETVDELIEQLGLVPVRNRPALGLPLGTARMLELGRALATSPRVLLLDEPSSGLDPNETAQMEEVLRRVVDERGISALLVEHDVELVMRLSSAVYVLEFGKMIASGPPEQVRNDPAVRAAYLGEEVSSEATASVAAEASEFGGLTKAAPAGPVAPATTGGPLLTVENLSLHYGDALALNGISFTLAAGKALAVLGANGAGKSSLARAVSGLVPTSGGKILLGGEDVSGWPAHRVRKSALVHLPEGRGVFRGLTVIDNLKMAAAVVPGRKARKQAVDLALEIFPVFANRRRQSAGLLSGGEQQMLSLARALATAPKLVIADEMSLGLAPKMVDLVFDGLDRARQAGVTVIMIEQYVHRALAFADEALVMHRGEIAWAGPTSAAHGEVLRHYLGDATTAEA